One stretch of Anolis carolinensis isolate JA03-04 chromosome 3, rAnoCar3.1.pri, whole genome shotgun sequence DNA includes these proteins:
- the LOC103280141 gene encoding zinc finger MYM-type protein 1 codes for MSSKKKPSGAFHRKRRLQHSQEDKSQAKALKRFFTTSPSCQTGKPETTKLTESDHADDGKIPISEPLPGPSTSQDLLTATSAIPLPPSCIGITGTDTEDVDEDSLRDAALPSTSRQAIESEQRRDPLLFLSNDCGEWPLKITDEARKIIVERGPQQVRGIKFPKDIHGRKFSPFHYSRKLCNGERVNRYWLQYSVSKNAVFCITCKIFGNDTSSLAGSQGFSNWRNLSRLLSSHEKSRPHMENRSSWRELSQRLHLNKTIDAEHERLINAEIKHWDQILKRLLCATRFLGVQGLPFRGTKDVLFEPNNGNFLKLIEHIAQFDDPMAEHVRRITSKETHVHYLSKNVQNEFISFLAGKVQNNILEQLHEATYYSIILDCTPDISNTEQMTLVVRFVTCKANEDILIKEHFLGFVPVASPSGEGMTEILLHELEARRIPLKNMRGQGYDNGSAMKGKHVGVQRRILDLNPRAFYVPCGNHSLNLVINDAAMSCKIAADCFATVQDLYNLFSGSPVRWGTLLKHVSTLTLKPLSSTRWESRIEALLPLRFHIEEEYDAVYEASHDQKFDGLCRSRAGALLKRLQSFTFLCSIVTWHEILHKINIVSKQLQKVSIDLQNSMALIKSVKSFLERMRSEEGLNSIITDAKELAEKIDATADFENEQEARPRKVSRQFSYECKDEAVHSGKESFKVNFFFVVLDTAISSLKERFQLMDNHSGSFKFLYDISSLGKCWNEKELKYACQRLETVLTDGEDHDVNAGDLYTELQLLADMLPPGSLPADALSFINHGSEDVFPNVYTALRILLTLPISVASGERSFSKLKLIKNYLRSTLSQERLSGLSTLAIENSLLDDMDTDSLVHEFSKLKVRKIRF; via the exons ATGTCAAGCAAGAAGAAGCCATCGGGAGCATTTCATCGTAAAAGGAGGTTGCAGCATAGCCAAGAAGATAAGAGTCAAGCTAAAGCATTAAAAAGGTTTTTCACGACTTCACCATCATGCCAGACAGGAAAGCCAGAGACAACTAAATTGACTGAATCAGATCATGCTGATGACGGAAAGATACCAATCTCAGAGCCTCTACCAGGACCATCAACCAGTCAAGACCTTCTCACTGCAACTTCAGCAATACCATTACCACCTTCCTGTATTGGCATTACTGGGACTGACACTGAAGATGTGGATGAGGATTCATTAAGAGATGCAGCCCTGCCATCTACTAGTCGGCAAGCTATTGAATCG gaacaaagaagagaccctttgttatttctttccaaTGATTGTGGAGAGTGGCCACTCAAAATAACTGATGAGGCACGGAAAATAATTGTTGAGCGAGGACCACAGCAAGTCAGAGGCATAAAGTTTCCTAAGGACATTCATGGCAGAAAATTTTCCCCATTTCATTATTCAAGGAAGTTGTGTAATGGAGAGCGTGTCAACAGATATTGGCTACAGTATTCTGTATCTAAAAATGCAGTGTTTTGTATTACTTGCAAAATTTTTGGAAACGACACATCCAGTCTTGCAGGTAGCCAAGGGTTTTCTAACTGGCGGAACTTGAGCAGGCTTTTGAGCAGTCACGAGAAATCCCGTCCTCATATGGAAAACCGTTCATCTTGGCGTGAGCTCTCGCAACGTTTGCATTTAAACAAAACTATTGATGCAGAGCATGAAAGACTTATTAATGCTGAAATTAAACATTGGGATCAAATTCTGAAACGCTTGCTATGTGCTACACGGTTTTTGGGGGTTCAAGGATTGCCATTTAGAGGGACAAAAGATGTTCTATTTGAACCTAATaatggcaactttttaaaattgatagAACATATAGCACAGTTTGATGATCCGATGGCTGAACATGTGAGAAGAATCACTTCCAAAGAAACACATGTCCACTATTTGAGTAAAAATGTCCAGAACGAGTTTATTTCTTTCTTGGCAGGCAAGGTCCAGAATAATATTTTGGAACAACTACATGAGGcaacatattattctattatattggaCTGCACACCAGATATTAGCAACACCGAACAAATGACGTTGGTGGTTAGATTTGTTACATGTAAAGCAAATGAAGATATCTTGATTAAGGAACATTTTTTAGGCTTTGTTCCTGTTGCCAGTCCTTCAGGTGAAGGTATGACAGAAATATTACTCCATGAGTTGGAAGCACGACGTATTCCATTAAAAAACATGAGAGGCCAGGGATATGATAATGGTTCTGCAATGaagggaaaacatgttggagTCCAGAGGAGGATCCTTGATTTAAATCCTAGAGCCTTTTATGTACCATGTGGAAACCACTCCCTGAACTTGGTCATAAATGATGCAGCTATGTCTTGCAAGATTGCAGCAGACTGTTTCGCCACCGTACAAGACCTCTATAACCTTTTTTCAGGTTCCCCAGTAAGATGGGGTACTTTGTTGAAGCATGTTTCAACTCTCACACTCAAACCACTTAGCAGTACTAGGTGGGAAAGTAGAATCGAAGCATTGTTGCCTTTGAGGTTCCATATTGAAGAAGAATATGATGCCGTATATGAAGCTTCTCATGATCAGAAATTTGATGGACTCTGTAGGAGCCGTGCTGGTGCTCTTCTTAAAAGACTGCAAAGCTTCACATTTCTGTGCAGCATAGTGACATGGCATGAGATCCTGCACAAGATAAATATCGTTAGTAAACAGTTGCAAAAAGTGTCAATCGATCTTCAAAATTCTATGGCTCTTATTAAGAGTGTGAAAAGTTTTCTAGAAAGGATGAGATCTGAAGAAGGTCTAAATAGCATCATTACAGATGCAAAGGAACTGGCAGAAAAAATCGATGCTACTGCCGACTTTGAAAACGAACAGGAAGCTCGACCGAGAAAAGTAAGCAGACAATTTTCGTATGAATGTAAAGATGAAGCTGTACATTCTGGCAAAGAGTCTTTTAAagtgaactttttttttgttgtgcTTGACACAGCAATATCCTCATTAAAGGAGAGATTTCAGCTAATGGACAACCATAGTGGAAGTTTCAAATTTCTGTATGACATTTCAAGCCTTGGGAAATGTTGGAATGAAAAAGAATTGAAGTACGCCTGTCAACGCCTTGAAACTGTTTTGACAGATGGAGAAGACCACGATGTGAATGCTGGTGATCTGTATACAGAGCTACAATTACTTGCAGATATGCTTCCCCCTGGAAGTCTCCCAGCTGATGCCTTGTCTTTTATAAATCATGGTTCGGAGGATGTTTTCCCAAATGTCTACACTGCATTGAGAATTCTGTTAACACTTCCAATATCCGTGGCCAGCGGTGAAAGGAGTTTTTCAAAATTGAAACTTATAAAAAATTACTTAAGATCTACTTTGAGTCAAGAGCGCTTGAGTGGACTATCAACCTTGGCCATTGAAAATAGCTTGTTGGATGACATGGACACAGATTCCCTAGTACATGAGTTTTCCAAATTGAAAGTCAGAAAAATCAGGTTTTAA